A stretch of Imperialibacter roseus DNA encodes these proteins:
- a CDS encoding glycosyltransferase family 2 protein — protein sequence MIKIIYGLQFLFLVYAVAIFSSYLILALISYFEMRRYMTKNSFADYKMILSSPLAPSISLVAPAYNEGLTIIENVKSLMSIEYNNYDIIIVNDGSKDDSLEKMQQAFDLKKVDFLIDRTLPCNDIRAIYKSKNRAYRKLIVVDKVNGGKADALNAGINISNKELVACIDVDCIIQPDALLKMVKPYLEDRENTVAIGGVVRIANSCIVEEGRLIKVNLPESLLARFQVLEYMRSFLLGRMAWSRLNGLMLISGAFGLFKREVVLTVGGYDKSTVGEDMELVVRIRRRLMEMGRKAKVIYVPDPLCWTEAPSDRKILGRQRNRWMRGTIETLSRHRKICMNPKYGLLGVLSYPYWFMFELLAPWIELSGLLFFVYLTIAGFVNWGYTLTLLLFVYLFSIFISVLTLLFEEVSFYRYTRQRDFYKMLATACLEPVLFHPSVMYWAIRGTFDKWRGRKSWGEMSRTGFLKKAEAK from the coding sequence ATGATCAAGATTATATACGGTTTGCAGTTTTTATTTCTGGTCTATGCTGTGGCCATCTTTTCTTCCTATTTGATTTTGGCTCTCATTTCTTACTTTGAAATGCGCAGGTACATGACGAAAAACTCATTTGCTGATTACAAAATGATTCTTTCGTCGCCTTTGGCCCCCTCCATATCGCTCGTTGCTCCTGCCTACAATGAAGGATTGACTATAATCGAGAATGTGAAATCTCTTATGTCAATCGAATACAATAACTACGACATCATTATCGTCAACGACGGGAGTAAAGACGACTCTCTTGAAAAGATGCAGCAGGCATTTGATTTGAAAAAAGTAGACTTCCTTATCGATCGCACCCTGCCTTGCAATGACATAAGGGCAATTTATAAATCAAAAAACAGGGCCTATAGAAAGCTTATTGTGGTTGATAAAGTCAACGGTGGCAAGGCTGACGCATTGAATGCTGGGATAAACATCAGTAACAAAGAACTCGTAGCCTGCATAGACGTCGACTGCATTATCCAACCCGATGCCCTGTTAAAGATGGTAAAACCATACCTTGAAGACAGAGAAAATACCGTAGCGATTGGCGGTGTTGTCCGCATCGCCAACTCCTGCATTGTAGAAGAAGGTCGGTTGATAAAAGTTAATTTACCGGAAAGCCTCCTGGCCCGGTTCCAGGTACTTGAGTACATGCGTTCTTTTTTATTAGGCAGAATGGCCTGGAGCCGACTAAACGGCCTGATGCTCATTTCCGGTGCTTTTGGTCTTTTCAAACGTGAAGTGGTGTTGACGGTAGGTGGATACGACAAGTCCACTGTGGGTGAAGACATGGAGCTAGTGGTTCGCATCAGGAGAAGATTAATGGAGATGGGTAGAAAGGCAAAAGTGATATACGTGCCTGACCCGCTTTGCTGGACAGAGGCTCCGTCGGACAGGAAAATATTGGGTCGTCAGCGAAACAGATGGATGAGGGGCACTATTGAAACACTCAGCCGCCATAGAAAAATTTGCATGAACCCTAAATATGGCTTGCTGGGAGTTCTCAGCTACCCCTATTGGTTTATGTTTGAGCTTTTGGCACCCTGGATTGAGCTCTCAGGTTTGCTCTTTTTTGTGTACCTGACTATTGCTGGATTTGTTAACTGGGGCTATACGTTGACACTGCTGTTGTTTGTATACTTGTTTTCGATATTCATTTCCGTTCTTACACTCTTATTTGAAGAAGTTTCTTTCTATCGCTACACTCGTCAAAGGGATTTTTATAAAATGCTGGCCACCGCTTGCCTTGAGCCAGTGCTTTTTCACCCCTCGGTGATGTATTGGGCAATTCGGGGAACGTTTGATAAGTGGAGGGGGAGGAAAAGCTGGGGCGAAATGTCGAGAACCGGATTCTTAAAGAAAGCAGAGGCAAAATGA
- a CDS encoding M20/M25/M40 family metallo-hydrolase, with protein sequence MKQLLLIFAGLLVLPFNTIAQKVTQEKLNQLAMEHGKQSLNTLYELLSLPNDAHYPADIEKNIQWCEKAFANRGFATKRLETSTVPLLLAERKAKKASKTVLIYLQLDGQPVDSTKWFQKSPWIPALKKPDGKGGFTEIDWSNLSGSFDPEWRIFARSTSDSKGAAMAYLTSLDVMEKLKMEPNFNIKVIMDFEEELGSPRLPGAVVAYKEDLKSDMLIIFDGPRHVSNEPTLTFGARGIATITLHTFGPRVAQHSGHYGNYAPNPALNMAQLLGSMKDKDGRVVIPGFYDGITFDEKTKAIMASVPDDEEFIKKKIGIADIDKVGTNYQESIQYPSLNIRGMSSGWVGKEVRTIVPPTATGEIDVRLVMESDPERLIGLIKEHIKSQGYYVIDNREPTEEERMSKSKIVSFDYEVSYKAFRTDYDTEVGQWLVKAMTKAFGTEPIMIRTGGGSIPISPFVTTLGIPAVLVPTVNPDNNQHSPNENIRLGNYVDAIKTFTAIMTEKL encoded by the coding sequence ATGAAACAATTACTTCTCATATTTGCAGGTCTGCTAGTCCTCCCTTTCAATACCATTGCGCAAAAGGTGACACAAGAGAAGCTGAACCAATTGGCAATGGAGCATGGCAAGCAAAGCCTCAACACTTTGTATGAGCTTTTGAGCCTTCCAAATGACGCACACTACCCTGCCGATATTGAAAAAAACATTCAATGGTGCGAAAAAGCCTTTGCAAACAGAGGATTTGCTACGAAAAGGCTGGAGACGTCAACCGTTCCCCTGCTGCTTGCAGAAAGAAAGGCGAAAAAAGCCTCCAAAACAGTTCTCATCTATCTGCAGTTGGATGGACAGCCTGTAGATTCTACAAAGTGGTTCCAAAAAAGCCCCTGGATTCCTGCATTAAAGAAGCCGGACGGCAAAGGTGGTTTTACGGAAATCGATTGGAGCAACCTCAGCGGTTCGTTTGATCCCGAATGGCGAATTTTTGCCCGCTCCACCAGTGACTCCAAAGGAGCGGCCATGGCGTACCTCACCTCTCTTGATGTGATGGAAAAGCTGAAAATGGAGCCTAACTTCAACATCAAGGTGATCATGGACTTTGAGGAAGAGCTAGGCTCACCAAGATTGCCGGGCGCAGTGGTTGCCTACAAGGAAGACCTGAAATCCGACATGCTCATCATATTCGACGGGCCCAGACATGTAAGCAACGAGCCTACGCTGACCTTTGGAGCCAGAGGCATTGCCACCATCACGCTCCATACATTTGGCCCGAGGGTAGCCCAGCACAGCGGTCACTATGGCAACTACGCCCCTAACCCCGCACTCAACATGGCTCAGTTGCTTGGCAGCATGAAGGACAAAGACGGCAGGGTCGTTATTCCTGGTTTTTACGACGGGATAACCTTTGATGAAAAAACCAAAGCCATCATGGCCAGCGTGCCTGACGATGAGGAATTTATCAAAAAGAAAATTGGGATTGCCGACATCGACAAAGTAGGCACAAACTACCAGGAGTCGATACAATACCCTTCCCTGAACATCAGAGGCATGTCGTCTGGCTGGGTAGGAAAAGAAGTGCGCACCATTGTGCCGCCAACCGCTACGGGCGAAATCGACGTGAGGCTGGTCATGGAAAGCGACCCGGAAAGGTTGATTGGGCTGATAAAAGAGCACATCAAAAGCCAGGGCTACTACGTAATTGACAACCGTGAGCCGACTGAAGAAGAAAGAATGTCGAAGTCGAAAATAGTTTCATTTGACTACGAAGTAAGTTACAAAGCTTTTCGCACCGACTATGACACAGAAGTGGGGCAATGGCTGGTGAAAGCCATGACAAAGGCATTTGGTACTGAACCCATTATGATTCGAACAGGTGGTGGCTCAATCCCTATCTCGCCTTTTGTTACTACACTTGGAATTCCGGCAGTGCTGGTGCCAACGGTTAACCCCGACAACAATCAGCATAGTCCCAACGAAAACATCAGGCTGGGGAACTATGTCGATGCGATAAAGACATTTACTGCTATTATGACGGAGAAGCTTTAG